One segment of Paraburkholderia sp. PREW-6R DNA contains the following:
- a CDS encoding PAS domain S-box protein: MDKDIWSTIEHASQTAMEPAPARFLPAFVWRASRDGLIRYANPWAIRYLGLPPDAVIGQHWKAFVAADDVSAVLEAVRLSKDAPLLRNVDVRLRRADGDFRWHTLHLQASRDAQGEIADTVGVAIDMHECKDAWALYEASERRLRAAFQAARMGAWEWNVDTHMVHVTAELASMYALPENTESVTVEELTRRVAREDRSAFQRKLFECSRSSAPFQFDFRMEEHLAPVRWLRTRAHSDYDTASGPVRVHGVTFDISDQRAQEEQLSLSERRYRALVESTGAMVWSAEPDGAMRPAGGPWEEFIGADASHVAQWAWLELIHPDDRNTTMAGWQAALQRKKAQSLRLRVRRKDGVYRIMRVDAAPLCDQHGQLQEWFGTMTDITAREEAKAAIAERNLRLAVATQAAKLRIVTLDLSSCILSIENGGERHRIEHVPYLAVLARVHPDDRTALDGVIRGLASGDLARANFEFRILHVERAQWFQGSALLERGDHERPVRIIGSVIDITERKRMELMLRESSQRKDEFLAMLAHELRNPLAPLRTAIALKQRDAPPSEREAQLLGLMQRQTDHMTRIVDDLLEVSRITQGRITLKREPMLVCTAVYHAVEAVAALVETRSQHIQVDVPDATSWISGDVTRMSQILVNILNNASKYTPEGGHISISAHTDRERVCIMIADTGSGIAPELLPKIFDLFSQGERTLDRSEGGLGIGLSLVKKLVEMHDGTISVQSPGPGLGTTVTVDLPRLLHHERHAGEAFSSLDIRSQPSVRRILIVDDNRDAADSLGMLCETENHQIRVAYSAAEALEVAKDFQPDVALLDIGLPVMDGYELAGRLRATCDAPLLLIAITGYGQPEDRVRAQAAGFDLHFVKPVKVESLLESLSSRVTGDNSTGRAPQ; encoded by the coding sequence ATGGATAAAGACATCTGGTCAACGATCGAGCACGCATCGCAAACCGCCATGGAGCCCGCCCCCGCGCGCTTTCTCCCGGCGTTCGTGTGGCGCGCCTCCCGCGATGGCCTGATCAGATACGCGAACCCTTGGGCCATACGCTATCTCGGGCTGCCGCCTGACGCCGTTATCGGCCAGCACTGGAAAGCCTTCGTTGCCGCAGACGACGTGAGCGCCGTGCTGGAAGCCGTGCGGCTCTCCAAAGACGCCCCGCTGCTGCGCAATGTCGACGTGCGCCTGCGCCGCGCGGACGGCGACTTCCGCTGGCACACGCTGCATCTCCAGGCCTCGCGCGATGCGCAAGGCGAAATCGCCGACACGGTGGGCGTAGCCATCGACATGCACGAGTGCAAGGACGCATGGGCGCTTTATGAAGCGAGTGAACGGCGTCTGCGCGCAGCATTCCAGGCCGCGCGAATGGGGGCGTGGGAATGGAACGTCGACACGCACATGGTGCATGTGACCGCCGAACTCGCGAGCATGTACGCGTTGCCGGAGAATACCGAGTCCGTGACGGTCGAAGAACTGACGCGACGTGTCGCACGCGAAGACCGCTCCGCGTTCCAGCGCAAGCTGTTCGAATGTTCGCGCAGCAGCGCCCCGTTCCAGTTCGACTTCCGGATGGAGGAGCATCTCGCGCCAGTACGCTGGTTGCGCACGCGCGCCCACTCCGATTACGACACCGCGAGTGGGCCGGTGCGCGTGCATGGCGTCACCTTCGACATCAGCGACCAGCGCGCGCAGGAAGAGCAGCTGAGCCTGAGCGAGCGGCGTTATCGCGCATTGGTGGAATCGACCGGCGCGATGGTGTGGTCCGCTGAACCCGATGGCGCCATGCGCCCAGCCGGTGGTCCTTGGGAAGAGTTCATCGGCGCGGACGCTTCGCACGTGGCCCAGTGGGCGTGGCTGGAACTGATTCACCCCGACGATCGCAACACCACGATGGCCGGCTGGCAGGCGGCGCTGCAGCGCAAAAAGGCGCAATCGCTGAGACTTCGGGTCCGCAGAAAAGACGGCGTGTACCGGATCATGCGGGTCGACGCCGCCCCGCTGTGCGACCAGCACGGGCAATTGCAGGAATGGTTCGGCACGATGACCGATATCACCGCGCGTGAGGAAGCCAAGGCCGCGATCGCGGAGCGCAATCTGAGGCTTGCGGTTGCGACGCAGGCAGCCAAGCTGCGGATCGTGACGCTCGATCTGTCCAGCTGCATCCTGTCGATCGAAAACGGCGGCGAGCGGCATCGCATCGAACACGTGCCCTACCTCGCAGTGCTCGCCCGCGTGCATCCCGATGACCGCACTGCGCTCGACGGCGTGATTCGCGGGCTCGCGTCGGGTGATCTCGCGCGCGCCAATTTCGAATTCCGCATTCTGCATGTGGAGCGCGCGCAATGGTTTCAGGGCAGCGCGCTGCTCGAACGCGGCGATCATGAAAGACCGGTGCGCATTATCGGCTCGGTGATCGACATCACCGAGCGCAAGCGCATGGAACTGATGTTGCGCGAGTCGAGCCAGCGCAAGGACGAGTTTCTCGCCATGCTCGCGCACGAATTGCGCAATCCGCTCGCGCCGCTACGCACGGCCATCGCACTCAAGCAGCGCGACGCGCCGCCGTCCGAGCGCGAAGCGCAATTGCTCGGCCTCATGCAACGGCAAACCGATCACATGACGCGAATCGTCGACGATCTGCTGGAGGTGTCGCGCATCACGCAAGGGCGCATCACGCTGAAACGCGAACCCATGCTCGTGTGCACCGCCGTCTACCATGCGGTCGAAGCGGTCGCAGCGCTCGTCGAAACGCGCTCGCAGCACATTCAGGTCGATGTGCCCGACGCGACCAGCTGGATTTCCGGCGACGTCACCCGCATGTCGCAGATTCTCGTGAACATCCTGAACAATGCCAGCAAGTACACGCCCGAGGGCGGCCACATCAGCATCTCCGCGCATACGGATCGCGAACGTGTCTGCATCATGATTGCCGACACGGGTTCGGGCATCGCCCCCGAACTGCTGCCGAAAATTTTCGATCTCTTTTCGCAGGGAGAGCGCACGCTGGACCGCTCCGAGGGCGGTCTGGGAATTGGCCTGTCGCTCGTCAAGAAGCTCGTGGAGATGCACGACGGAACGATCTCCGTCCAGAGTCCGGGGCCCGGTCTAGGAACCACCGTCACCGTCGATCTGCCGCGCCTGCTTCATCACGAGCGTCATGCGGGCGAGGCGTTTTCGTCGCTCGACATCCGCAGTCAGCCGTCGGTGCGCCGTATTCTCATCGTCGATGACAACCGCGACGCGGCGGATTCGCTCGGCATGCTCTGTGAAACGGAAAATCATCAGATACGCGTGGCCTACTCTGCCGCCGAGGCGCTCGAAGTGGCAAAGGATTTTCAACCGGACGTCGCGCTACTCGACATTGGCCTGCCGGTGATGGACGGTTATGAACTCGCCGGACGTCTGCGCGCAACGTGCGACGCGCCGCTTCTGCTGATCGCCATCACAGGCTATGGGCAACCCGAGGATCGCGTGCGCGCACAGGCGGCGGGCTTCGATCTGCACTTCGTCAAGCCGGTGAAGGTCGAGAGCCTGCTGGAATCGTTGTCGTCCCGGGTCACGGGCGACAACTCGACTGGGCGGGCGCCGCAGTAG
- a CDS encoding phage holin family protein, translating to MSVRAKITKWRNVGRFCVERASDYGELLGVELEETRKCLVRELSALVALAVAALFTLSFVCIAIIATAWQTPYFLQVVWGVAAAWLVISIVSLLIVRAQKPGRSLHVLQREIRSDLDTLKEALK from the coding sequence ATGTCCGTGCGTGCAAAGATCACCAAATGGCGCAATGTCGGCCGGTTTTGCGTCGAACGCGCGAGTGATTACGGCGAACTTCTGGGCGTCGAACTCGAAGAGACGAGAAAGTGTCTGGTCCGCGAACTGAGCGCCCTCGTGGCGCTCGCGGTCGCGGCGCTCTTTACCCTATCGTTCGTCTGCATCGCGATCATTGCAACCGCATGGCAAACACCGTACTTTCTTCAGGTCGTGTGGGGAGTGGCGGCAGCGTGGCTGGTCATTTCGATCGTGTCACTGCTCATTGTGCGCGCGCAGAAACCCGGGCGATCGTTGCACGTGTTGCAGCGGGAAATTCGCAGTGATCTCGACACACTGAAGGAGGCGCTCAAGTGA
- a CDS encoding CsbD family protein has translation MEPTDADDAVQQAAGDVQQAAGNLLSAAEAKATATANELGDRAQQLYADFVKVVRESTLDKPFSALAVAAGVGFILGALHASNRSRPVYLRDDDRTRD, from the coding sequence ATGGAACCCACAGACGCAGACGACGCGGTACAACAGGCCGCCGGCGATGTGCAGCAAGCCGCGGGCAATCTGCTGAGCGCGGCCGAAGCAAAGGCCACCGCCACCGCAAACGAACTGGGCGACCGGGCTCAACAGTTGTATGCCGATTTTGTGAAAGTCGTTCGCGAATCGACGCTGGACAAGCCGTTCTCCGCGCTTGCAGTGGCAGCGGGTGTCGGCTTTATTCTCGGCGCGCTACACGCGTCGAACCGGTCGCGCCCCGTGTATCTGCGCGACGATGACAGAACGCGCGACTAG